One part of the Helicoverpa armigera isolate CAAS_96S chromosome 3, ASM3070526v1, whole genome shotgun sequence genome encodes these proteins:
- the LOC110372921 gene encoding intraflagellar transport protein 74 homolog, with translation MDFSEGSAGGKRPDAPRPVSRRGYREYTNTGSAVSRSSTMRPTSAYRGSTASRLSTAGFGPAPPTASRQPTAMTGFSMIDRPITQQGISGLRTGTARGFRTRQLQDKRYWEELMQVKVREMKAEIARLSEQADAGERERSAKKHYEKRVRELALELTDLQGRLADYNTAIRIANGEANKQSVEEQTRELELSNQKMQEEVEQVFMEKQRKENQLRQLREQMDKEQSTITKLLAEMTQEQKDEYNELEATAAALREEVEQARTQIDHLNREKDEFSKEISGSQIKVHLLELHRRLVAAEEKRDNMKNEMNNRLDPQEEREKLLLQVREDNAAIASLDSNAANLKEQIKKVQELIEQAEQDLEEGNSERHQKYRELKKREETMDTFMATYEENLKKEQEKIEQLEKDIVFALEHSSSNIDLDLSEIDSLKQKEGYTSQYDDTKKSADILMKDYERFQANLKKAEATRERLATELQTLPEKTKVMQEELITLSDLEKLRDEGEEQKKGLETEMQQLREKLAPTESAVQEALAKLKKLQASLDGNEMYAKLNALEDQLAQLENRKTVLEEDIASITLKADYEPLKKQAMEELAALNRKIKEDLNSVKSY, from the exons ATGGATTTTTCTGAGGGAAGCGCGGGGGGGAAACGGCCAGACGCCCCTCGGCCGGTTTCTAGACGGGGTTACCGAGAGTACACGAATACAGGCTCAGCTGTGTCTAG AAGCAGCACGATGAGGCCGACATCAGCATACAGAGGCAGTACAGCTTCACGGCTGTCCACGGCAGGGTTCGGACCAGCGCCTCCAACAGCCAGTAGGCAGCCTACAGCGATGACAGGATTTTCAATG ATCGACAGACCAATAACGCAGCAAGGAATATCAGGACTTAGGACTGGTACCGCCAGAGGGTTTCGGACGCGGCAACTGCAAGATAAACGATACTGGGAAGAGCTGATGCAAGTCAAAGTCAGGGAGATGAAAGCTGAGATAGCCAGATTGAGTGAACAGGCCGATGCGGGAGAAAGAGAGAGATCCGCTAAGAAACATTATGAGAAGAGAGTAAGGGAGTTAGCATTGGAGTTGACTG ATTTACAAGGACGTCTAGCAGATTACAACACAGCAATACGTATAGCCAATGGAGAGGCTAACAAACAATCAGTAGAAGAACAGACGAGAGAACTAGAATTAAGCAATCAGAAGATGCAAGAAGAAGTGGAACAAGTTTTCATGGAGAAACAGAGGAAGGAGAATCAGCTGCGGCAATTGAGGGAACAAATGGATAAG GAACAATCGACcataacaaaattactagcagaAATGACACAAGAGCAAAAAGACGAATACAATGAGTTAGAAGCAACTGCTGCCGCACTAAGGGAGGAGGTTGAGCAAGCGAGGACGCAAATCGATCACCTCAACAGGGAGAAAGATGAATTTAGTAAAGAGATATCTGGATCTCAA ATAAAGGTCCATCTATTGGAGCTACATCGTCGACTAGTCGCAGCTGAAGAAAAACGTGACAAcatgaaaaatgaaatgaacaaccGATTGGACCCACAAGAGGAGCGCGAGAAACTTTTACTTCAG GTTCGTGAAGACAATGCCGCAATTGCGTCGCTGGACAGTAACGCAGCGAATTTAAAAGAGCAGATTAAGAAAGTACAAGAACTAATTGAGCAAGCTGAACAG gATCTAGAAGAAGGAAATTCTGAACGTCATCAAAAATATCGTGAACTGAAAAAGAGAGAAGAAACAATGGACACATTCATGGCTACTTACGAAGAAAATCTCAAAAAGGAACAAGAAAAGATAGAACAGCTAGAGAAAGATATCGTCTTTGCTTTAGAACACAGTAGTTCTAACATTGACTTGGATTTGAGTGAAATAGATTCATTGAAACAGAAAGAAGGGTACACATCTCAGTATGATGATACCAAAAAATCTGCAGATATTTTGATGAAGGATTACGAAAGGTTCCAGGCTAATTTGAAGAAG GCTGAAGCAACAAGGGAGCGATTAGCGACAGAGTTACAAACGTTGCCAGAGAAGACTAAAGTCATGCAAGAGGAACTAATAACATTGTCAGATTTGGAAAAACTTCGTGACGAAG GTGAAGAACAAAAGAAAGGGTTAGAAACTGAGATGCAACAGCTCAGGGAAAAATTGGCTCCCACTGAAAGTGCAGTACAAGAAGCATTGGCTAAATTGAAGAAATTGCAG GCCAGTCTCGACGGCAATGAAATGTACGCAAAGCTGAACGCTTTAGAAGACCAGCTAGCTCAACTGGAGAATAGAAAGACCGTGCTAGAAGAAGATATAGCCTCAATTACTCTAAAGGCCGACTATGAACCTTTGAAGAAACAGGCCATGGAAGAATTGGCAGCTTTGAATAGAAAGATAAAAGAGGACTTGAATAGTGTTAAATCTTATTGA
- the LOC110372892 gene encoding putative serine protease K12H4.7: MYFAELAIILSSCFSSNGFGLNGLSNGYRFFIKELNTSLNLFDAPEIETNWIEQPLDHFDSNETLTWKMRYFERLDFWRNKGPIYLFINGEGEASEWFLRTGIMYDLAKETKGAMFLSEHRYYGKSKPFKKINTESLAYLSSRQALADLAKLIETIKMSSEYNESKVVVVGGSYAGNLAAWMRLLYPDLVDAAISSSAPVLAKKDFYEYLENVSDDFEQQGTSGCYDKIVEVFKRYDELFKTDSGIAQLKEEEQICNNTDMGKPENKQLFFLDKASEFMYEAQYGTPKSIKNLCDEITTYSKVFSAKDDETDLWSERNNCFDYDFDAMVEAMRDVDWVMSWTYQTCTEFGYFMTTASENQPFTDNIHTDLFYSLCTKTYGPEFDERRIDEGIERSNELYGGLQPNVTNVVFVNGDLDPWHRLGVLEDVSYDAPAKIIPLSSHCRDLFSDRSRDPEELKEARKYIKYLIKKWIGAGEYKMP, translated from the coding sequence atgtatttcgcAGAACTTGCAATAATATTATCATCTTGCTTTTCTTCAAACGGTTTCGGACTCAACGGCCTCAGCAATGGTTATCGATTCTTCATCAAAGAACTGAATACatcattaaatttatttgaTGCGCCTGAGATTGAGACAAACTGGATCGAACAACCACTGGACCACTTCGATAGTAATGAAACCCTTACGTGGAAGATGAGGTACTTCGAAAGGCTGGACTTTTGGAGAAACAAAGGACCAATATACTTATTCATCAATGGTGAAGGTGAAGCAAGCGAGTGGTTTCTTCGAACCGGCATAATGTATGATTTAGCAAAAGAAACTAAAGGAGCTATGTTTCTATCAGAACACAGGTATTACGGAAAAAGCAAACCTTTTAAGAAGATCAATACAGAATCCTTAGCTTACTTGAGTTCCAGACAAGCTCTTGCAGATCTAGCAAAACTAATTGAAACGATTAAAATGTCATCTGAGTATAATGAATCAAAAGTTGTTGTGGTAGGAGGTTCTTACGCAGGCAACTTAGCGGCTTGGATGAGACTTCTCTACCCGGATTTAGTTGATGCTGCTATATCTAGTAGTGCTCCAGTTTTAGCCAAAAAGGATTTCTACGAATACCTAGAAAATGTGAGTGATGACTTCGAACAACAAGGAACATCTGGATGTTATGACAAAATTGTTGAAGTTTTTAAGAGGTATGATGAATTATTCAAAACCGATTCTGGTATAGCTCAGCTTAAAGAAGAAGAACAGATTTGTAACAACACAGACATGGGCAAACCAGAGAACAAACAGTTGTTTTTCCTCGATAAAGCTTCTGAATTTATGTATGAAGCTCAATATGGAACTCCTAAGAGCATTAAAAATTTATGTGATGAAATAACAACTTATTCAAAAGTATTCTCTGCTAAAGATGATGAAACTGATTTGTGGAGCGAAAGGaataattgttttgattacGATTTTGATGCAATGGTGGAGGCTATGAGAGACGTTGACTGGGTTATGTCGTGGACTTACCAAACTTGTACAGAGTTTGGTTACTTCATGACCACTGCTTCAGAGAATCAGCCTTTTACTGATAATATACATACAGACCTGTTTTACAGTTTATGTACTAAAACGTATGGTCCAGAATTTGACGAAAGAAGAATTGATGAAGGTATTGAACGTTCTAATGAATTGTATGGTGGTTTGCAGCCTAATGTAACGAATGTAGTTTTTGTTAATGGTGACTTAGATCCGTGGCATAGACTCGGCGTTTTAGAAGATGTTTCATATGATGCCCCAGCTAAAATTATACCTTTGTCTTCACACTGTAGGGACTTGTTTTCAGATAGATCTAGGGATCCCGAAGAGTTGAAAGAAGCTAGGAAGTATATAAAGTATTTGATTAAGAAATGGATAGGTGCTGGAGAGTATAAAATGCCTTAG